A portion of the Hyalangium minutum genome contains these proteins:
- a CDS encoding serine/threonine protein kinase yields MSRQEPLSAGEAEAVRSEVTAGNPAACVVCGKAVSGARCEACGAVARAGHYAVRRLIAQTAHSRVYLARGPDGQDVALKELLFSKVPSTQELEAFEREARLLQTLSHPRLPRLWGHFQEGEGAGLRLYLAAEYLSGETLLERLAHHTFTEDEARDIARQVLDILVYLHGRQPRVLHRDLKPANLIRQPDGTVCLVDFGAARESAKGATTGSTLVGTFGYMPLEQFGGTVDVTSDLYALGATLIHLLGRTPPADHFQPDRGLDVSHLKAPLLGPWLRKLTALRPEDRYPSATAARQALEALKPGSPAATSVQEPSEAISPDAPAALARLQREAQSARSETDKAHGRWNNEAAGKAREQQQEKDREKDRHEDDRLSFMDFYRMGSHWATTPLALPVLSLITGIFIYRIVSTFNLMELPSLETRAGLLLVLALVLATFVVVGGPLFIRAWLWRSAFRKLPFALEGLGQVVHRADGEWTRFTRCTLRVLFRKPDSPPGAAALVKTAHATALQLAVDRANESLSRIARNPDTFQKLRWSILEDRAEGYANWRTCGQILKVCSESLAPVQQELGLIQAVVLEPSEQQFKISNKRGR; encoded by the coding sequence ATGAGCCGCCAAGAGCCGCTGTCCGCCGGTGAGGCCGAGGCCGTGAGGTCCGAGGTGACTGCTGGGAATCCCGCTGCCTGCGTGGTGTGCGGCAAGGCGGTGTCAGGGGCGCGCTGCGAGGCCTGTGGCGCCGTGGCTCGCGCCGGACACTACGCCGTGCGCCGGCTGATCGCGCAGACGGCGCACAGCCGCGTGTACCTGGCGCGCGGTCCCGATGGACAGGATGTGGCGCTCAAGGAGCTGCTCTTCTCCAAGGTCCCCAGCACTCAGGAACTGGAGGCCTTCGAGCGGGAGGCCCGGCTGCTGCAGACGCTCTCGCATCCTCGGTTGCCTCGGCTGTGGGGCCACTTCCAGGAAGGGGAGGGCGCGGGCCTGCGGCTCTACCTGGCCGCCGAGTACCTCTCGGGTGAGACGCTGCTGGAGCGGCTGGCGCACCACACCTTCACCGAAGACGAGGCGCGAGACATCGCCCGGCAGGTGCTCGACATCTTGGTGTATCTGCACGGGCGCCAGCCTCGCGTCCTCCATCGCGATCTCAAGCCTGCGAATCTCATCCGCCAGCCGGATGGCACCGTCTGCCTCGTGGACTTTGGCGCTGCGCGTGAGTCCGCTAAGGGCGCCACGACGGGCTCCACACTTGTGGGGACGTTCGGGTACATGCCGCTGGAGCAGTTCGGTGGCACCGTCGATGTGACGAGCGATCTGTACGCGCTGGGCGCCACGCTGATCCACCTGCTGGGCCGGACGCCTCCCGCGGACCACTTCCAGCCGGACCGAGGCCTGGACGTGAGCCACCTGAAGGCGCCCCTCCTGGGCCCCTGGCTGCGGAAGCTCACGGCGCTGAGGCCCGAGGATCGTTATCCAAGCGCCACGGCCGCACGGCAAGCCCTGGAGGCACTGAAGCCTGGCAGTCCGGCAGCAACGTCTGTGCAGGAGCCCTCGGAGGCCATCTCACCGGATGCGCCTGCCGCGCTGGCTCGGCTCCAGCGGGAGGCCCAGTCGGCTCGCTCCGAGACCGACAAGGCCCACGGGCGCTGGAACAACGAGGCCGCCGGCAAAGCTCGCGAGCAGCAGCAGGAGAAGGATCGAGAGAAGGACCGGCACGAGGACGACCGGCTGTCCTTCATGGACTTCTACCGGATGGGCTCTCACTGGGCGACCACCCCTCTGGCGCTTCCGGTGCTCAGCCTCATCACGGGTATCTTCATCTATCGGATCGTCAGCACCTTCAACCTCATGGAGCTTCCCTCGCTGGAGACGCGGGCGGGCCTGCTGCTGGTGCTCGCGCTGGTGCTCGCGACTTTTGTGGTGGTGGGGGGCCCGCTGTTCATCAGAGCCTGGCTGTGGAGGAGTGCGTTCCGGAAGCTGCCCTTCGCGCTGGAGGGCCTTGGACAGGTGGTGCATCGCGCGGACGGAGAGTGGACCCGGTTCACGCGCTGCACGCTTCGGGTGCTCTTCCGGAAGCCGGACTCGCCGCCCGGAGCGGCCGCCCTGGTGAAGACGGCGCACGCCACCGCGCTGCAGCTTGCCGTGGATCGCGCGAATGAGTCTCTGTCCCGCATCGCGCGCAACCCGGACACCTTCCAGAAGCTCCGCTGGAGCATCCTGGAGGATCGGGCCGAGGGTTACGCCAACTGGCGCACCTGTGGGCAGATCCTGAAGGTCTGCTCGGAGAGCCTCGCTCCCGTTCAGCAGGAGCTGGGGCTGATCCAGGCCGTGGTCCTCGAGCCCTCCGAGCAGCAGTTCAAGATCTCCAACAAGCGGGGCCGGTAG
- a CDS encoding type VI secretion system Vgr family protein has translation MAETVSQNEVVFISSALGPGELLLERMTGREALSELYEFELWLAGDGDAALAADTLQDVLVGTVGIAFGYGHDSPVWGVLREIELVARDDGRVPLYRAVMVPRLWYTTLTVRSRVYQDLAVPDIVSTVLKDSGMDPAHFEMRLKGTYAKREYVVQYQESDYAFISRLLEHEGITFFFEHTPDGETVVFTDANDNFSAPAGYEQIPYLPREGVTDPGESIWSVTYRAHVVPQQVTLKDYNWRTPSVPLSAQQKVDDQGRGLQLYYGEHFRDASEGKRLVKVRAEELKARRELYTGSSRVRALRSGQIFELQGHPMGQFDQSYLVTEVRHQVDQQRVSGESGAAQGTQGYSNTWVAMPAAVPYRPERRTPKPRLTGIVNAVVDGTANGAAAPIDELGRYKVLLPFDSSGKAGGKASRWIRMVQNASGAGYGTHFPLHVGTEVALSHINGDPDRPIIVGSVPNPETLTPVIADNATQSVIRTRAGIHIEFEDDA, from the coding sequence ATGGCTGAGACGGTTTCCCAGAATGAAGTGGTGTTCATCTCCTCCGCGCTCGGGCCGGGAGAGCTGCTGCTGGAGCGCATGACGGGCCGCGAGGCCCTGAGCGAGCTGTATGAGTTCGAGCTCTGGCTCGCGGGAGATGGCGATGCGGCGCTGGCCGCCGACACGCTGCAGGATGTGCTGGTCGGCACCGTGGGCATCGCCTTCGGCTACGGGCACGACTCCCCCGTGTGGGGCGTGCTCCGGGAGATCGAGCTGGTGGCGCGGGACGATGGACGGGTTCCCCTGTACCGCGCGGTGATGGTGCCGCGGCTCTGGTACACCACGCTGACGGTCCGCTCGCGGGTGTACCAGGATCTTGCCGTGCCGGACATCGTGTCCACCGTGCTGAAGGACTCGGGCATGGATCCGGCGCACTTCGAGATGCGGCTGAAGGGCACCTACGCCAAGCGCGAGTACGTGGTGCAGTACCAGGAGTCGGACTACGCCTTCATCTCGCGCCTGCTGGAGCACGAGGGCATCACCTTCTTCTTCGAGCACACCCCGGATGGCGAGACGGTGGTCTTCACCGATGCCAACGACAACTTCAGCGCTCCGGCCGGGTACGAGCAGATCCCGTACCTTCCTCGGGAAGGCGTCACGGATCCCGGTGAGTCCATCTGGTCGGTGACCTACCGCGCGCACGTCGTGCCGCAGCAGGTGACGCTGAAGGACTACAACTGGCGGACGCCGAGCGTGCCCCTGTCGGCGCAGCAGAAGGTGGATGACCAGGGCCGCGGGCTGCAGCTCTACTACGGAGAGCACTTCCGCGACGCCTCGGAAGGCAAGCGGCTGGTCAAGGTCCGCGCCGAGGAGCTGAAGGCGCGCCGGGAGCTCTACACGGGCAGCAGCCGCGTGCGGGCGCTGCGCAGCGGGCAGATCTTCGAGCTGCAGGGACACCCGATGGGGCAGTTCGACCAGAGCTACCTGGTGACCGAGGTTCGCCACCAAGTGGATCAGCAGCGCGTCTCCGGAGAGAGCGGTGCGGCCCAGGGCACCCAGGGGTACTCCAACACGTGGGTGGCCATGCCCGCGGCAGTGCCCTACCGGCCGGAGCGGCGGACGCCCAAGCCTCGGCTTACGGGCATCGTGAACGCCGTGGTGGACGGCACCGCGAATGGCGCGGCGGCTCCGATCGACGAGCTGGGCCGGTACAAGGTGCTGCTGCCCTTCGACTCCTCTGGCAAGGCGGGCGGCAAGGCCTCGCGGTGGATCCGCATGGTGCAGAACGCCAGCGGCGCCGGCTACGGCACGCACTTCCCGCTGCACGTGGGCACCGAGGTGGCCCTCTCCCATATCAATGGGGACCCGGACCGGCCGATCATCGTCGGCTCGGTGCCCAACCCCGAGACCCTCACGCCCGTGATCGCGGACAACGCCACCCAGAGCGTCATCCGCACTCGCGCTGGCATCCACATCGAATTCGAAGACGACGCCTGA
- a CDS encoding DUF4150 domain-containing protein translates to MCFSFPNVCKTPAAPSPLPIPYPSIGQCSGASGDSCTQKVKILNKAVLHKSSEISSTSGDQAGTLKGMVSSTTSDKATYKTSSGKVLVEGNEIVTHLKVAAHNGSNANAPPGTQVAPSQTKVLIAP, encoded by the coding sequence ATGTGCTTCTCCTTCCCCAACGTCTGCAAGACACCCGCAGCACCCTCTCCCCTCCCCATCCCGTACCCCAGCATCGGGCAGTGCTCGGGCGCCAGCGGCGACAGCTGCACCCAGAAGGTGAAGATCCTCAACAAGGCGGTCCTCCACAAGAGCTCGGAGATCTCCTCCACCAGCGGAGATCAGGCCGGGACGCTCAAGGGCATGGTGTCTTCGACCACCAGCGACAAGGCCACCTACAAGACGTCCTCGGGCAAGGTGCTCGTGGAGGGCAACGAGATCGTCACCCACCTGAAGGTGGCGGCGCATAACGGCTCGAACGCGAACGCGCCCCCCGGAACGCAGGTGGCACCCAGCCAGACGAAGGTCCTCATCGCACCGTGA
- a CDS encoding DUF3540 domain-containing protein: MRKSPHERSEEAASPEALPTLSPATVKSVSHGRVWLEAEGQADFPALVAVPAPYVPRAGDSVLVAPGRGGERYVVGVLVALREATPPLMLRDGSSATVSDGPEGEVLSVRDSSGRLVFEHHAATHRSVVHATGNLELRADEGGILLSARDAVRVHSSREVRLESDHAVRLGTTPAGDRPASSLSMDARGTRLETAHLEARAETARAQLDEASLTARTLSTTCQTARHAVDVLEVQAGRILERAENVYRDVKDLAQTRAGRVRLFAETTFHLFGQRTLFKAKEDLKLKADKIHLA; the protein is encoded by the coding sequence ATGCGGAAATCTCCACACGAACGGTCCGAGGAAGCTGCGTCCCCCGAGGCGCTGCCCACGCTGAGCCCTGCCACGGTGAAGTCCGTGTCTCACGGCCGCGTCTGGTTGGAGGCGGAGGGGCAGGCGGACTTCCCCGCGCTGGTGGCGGTGCCTGCTCCCTATGTCCCTCGGGCGGGAGACTCGGTCCTCGTGGCGCCGGGCCGGGGAGGGGAGCGGTACGTGGTCGGCGTCCTCGTGGCGCTGCGCGAGGCCACTCCGCCGCTGATGCTGCGCGATGGCTCCAGCGCCACAGTCTCCGACGGCCCCGAGGGCGAGGTGCTCTCCGTGCGCGATTCCTCGGGGCGGCTCGTCTTCGAGCACCATGCCGCCACCCACCGCAGCGTGGTGCATGCCACGGGCAACCTCGAGCTGCGCGCGGACGAGGGGGGCATCCTGCTCTCCGCTCGGGACGCGGTGCGGGTCCACAGCTCGCGCGAGGTCCGGCTGGAGTCGGATCACGCAGTGCGCCTGGGCACGACTCCGGCGGGCGATCGCCCGGCCTCGTCCCTCTCGATGGATGCGCGTGGCACCCGGCTGGAGACAGCTCACCTCGAAGCGCGCGCGGAGACGGCGCGGGCGCAGCTCGACGAGGCCTCGCTCACCGCGCGGACCCTCAGCACCACCTGCCAGACCGCACGCCACGCCGTGGATGTGCTGGAGGTGCAGGCCGGCCGCATCCTCGAGCGCGCGGAGAACGTGTACCGCGACGTGAAGGATCTGGCCCAGACGCGCGCGGGCCGTGTGCGCCTGTTCGCCGAGACCACCTTTCACCTCTTCGGCCAGCGGACCCTGTTCAAGGCCAAGGAAGACCTGAAGCTCAAGGCGGACAAGATCCACCTGGCGTGA
- a CDS encoding pentapeptide repeat-containing protein, which translates to MKVLKSVQEITRAAEASELREVLIQGVDLTGYSFATNPLVRVRFENVRLRGASFFEAQLVEVSFQGVDLREADFSRCLLNSVSMAGEGTRRVDASGARFTEVDLSGARLGAACLAGAHLERALLTDADLSRSDLTGAFLSGADLSGALLAEIQAEGADFRGAVLHGAVLEKGRFAKACFAEALLTACNVKGAVFEGADLEGAHLKQTALATAAVLPTRLAGARLARLKLTRVSWAGAQLAGADLSGADLRDAVLEKADLSGAVLDEAELGGARLDGANLSGASARKARFEKASLQRAELKGADAAGANFQGATLTGAVLEGCLLEAADLRQAKLEGVKLSKLALPKANLHGLDLRGVELSGSDLAGAVLSGARLEGAHLEETLLSEAALDGAQLSGASLKGALLEGANLRGAVLEKANLEDAQLAGAVLAGARLVDARLVGADMDGAELEGTLLQGADLTRCSMVGVRAVRQDFSRCALTDVDLSKAELTGANFSAVSGKQANFAGANLTDARLREAHLRSADFSKAKLERTDLSQADLWQAHFRQAVALKASFARCRLDQAQFVQADLRGANLSHIQAPGADFSHAKLDTADFTSANLKGGRLHRITEAGTRWAQAVLTDVERTDSSLAAAEDFKPGGSG; encoded by the coding sequence ATGAAGGTGCTCAAGTCGGTCCAGGAGATCACCCGGGCGGCGGAAGCCAGCGAGCTGCGCGAGGTGCTGATCCAAGGCGTGGATCTCACGGGCTACTCATTCGCCACGAACCCGCTCGTGCGCGTGCGCTTCGAGAACGTTCGGCTGCGCGGCGCGAGCTTCTTCGAGGCCCAGCTCGTGGAGGTGTCTTTTCAAGGAGTGGATCTGCGAGAGGCGGACTTCTCCCGGTGCCTGCTCAACTCCGTGAGCATGGCGGGAGAGGGGACGCGGCGGGTGGATGCCTCGGGAGCCCGCTTCACGGAGGTCGATCTCAGCGGAGCCCGCCTGGGGGCCGCGTGCCTTGCGGGTGCTCACCTGGAGCGCGCGCTGTTGACGGACGCAGACCTCTCTCGGAGCGACCTGACGGGCGCCTTTCTCTCGGGCGCGGACCTGTCGGGAGCGTTGCTGGCGGAGATACAGGCGGAGGGTGCGGACTTCCGGGGCGCGGTGCTCCATGGCGCCGTCCTGGAGAAGGGACGTTTCGCCAAGGCCTGCTTCGCGGAGGCCCTCCTCACGGCGTGCAATGTGAAGGGGGCCGTCTTTGAAGGCGCCGATCTGGAGGGAGCCCACCTGAAGCAGACCGCCCTGGCCACGGCGGCCGTTCTGCCCACGCGGCTCGCGGGGGCTCGGCTGGCGAGGCTGAAGCTTACCCGAGTCTCGTGGGCTGGGGCTCAGCTCGCGGGCGCGGACTTGAGCGGCGCGGATCTCCGGGATGCCGTGCTGGAGAAGGCTGATCTCTCCGGGGCTGTGCTCGATGAGGCGGAGCTGGGTGGAGCCCGTCTGGACGGTGCCAACCTCAGTGGCGCGAGCGCGCGGAAGGCCCGCTTCGAGAAGGCCTCGCTGCAGCGGGCCGAACTGAAGGGAGCGGACGCGGCGGGAGCGAACTTCCAGGGCGCCACGCTCACGGGCGCGGTGCTGGAGGGCTGTCTCCTGGAAGCTGCCGACCTGCGTCAGGCCAAGCTGGAGGGCGTGAAGCTGAGCAAGCTGGCCCTGCCCAAGGCGAATTTGCACGGCCTGGATCTGCGCGGAGTGGAGCTCTCCGGGAGCGATCTGGCGGGCGCGGTGCTCTCGGGCGCTCGGCTGGAGGGAGCACACCTCGAGGAGACCCTGCTGTCCGAGGCCGCGCTCGACGGAGCTCAGCTCTCGGGCGCGTCGCTGAAGGGTGCCCTGCTCGAAGGGGCGAACCTGCGAGGGGCTGTGCTCGAGAAGGCCAACCTGGAGGACGCCCAGCTCGCGGGCGCGGTGCTTGCGGGGGCTCGGCTGGTGGACGCGCGGCTGGTGGGCGCGGACATGGACGGCGCGGAGCTGGAGGGAACGTTGCTCCAGGGCGCGGACCTTACGCGCTGCAGCATGGTGGGCGTACGCGCAGTGCGGCAGGACTTCTCCCGCTGTGCACTGACCGATGTGGATCTCTCCAAGGCCGAGCTCACCGGCGCCAACTTCTCCGCGGTCTCCGGCAAGCAAGCCAACTTCGCGGGCGCCAACCTCACGGACGCGCGGCTGCGCGAGGCCCACCTCCGCTCGGCGGACTTCTCCAAGGCGAAGCTGGAGCGGACGGACCTCTCTCAGGCCGATCTATGGCAGGCCCACTTCCGGCAGGCCGTGGCCCTCAAGGCCTCGTTCGCTCGCTGCCGCCTCGACCAGGCGCAGTTTGTCCAGGCGGATCTGCGCGGTGCCAACCTCTCCCACATCCAGGCACCCGGAGCGGACTTCTCCCACGCGAAGCTGGACACGGCGGACTTCACCTCAGCCAACCTCAAGGGTGGGCGCCTCCACCGGATCACGGAAGCAGGGACCCGTTGGGCCCAAGCCGTGCTCACGGATGTGGAGCGGACGGATTCCTCCCTCGCCGCCGCAGAGGACTTCAAACCCGGTGGGTCGGGCTGA
- a CDS encoding DUF2169 family type VI secretion system accessory protein, producing MDIVKDTGMELGYLVWQVRPPRPSLTVVAKATFALTPDGLCALAEPQHPVSGPVFYEDDPQRSMRLDTDLAVWKTRGECFLAGTCYPPGGKPAATSAVAFQVGKVSKALAVFGDRAWTSMGVLSAPKPFTAMPLCYERSFGGPGVDANPLGSAVPNIEDPRDLITSPRSRPKPVGAFPIPPDWKSRLKRAGRYDKKWLATRWPYFPEDFDGSFFNAAPEDQWIEGFWKGDEELVLQNLHPRHAVLRTRLPGLRARVFLMEKGTGFREVPLRLDTITVDADAGLAFVLWRGMMEVKTESLQEVDFIYLAHEPLNAPLSTQEHRARFEQKLAERDKEEEDFKPEAPPPTPEPPVMAAAPEAEPATLDPAELEAKLKKLIPLPPPEAVDPKASPPSAKSAKQLRKAFAAIGVEPTKELEALLAEMEDPGEATEIVPLLVDVEPRERLLRRLKAKESVAGEDWSGGDFSKMDLSRVDLTGAILQGCSLRGAKLDEAKLDGAVLAGSDLSEASLRKASLEGADLTGVRAAASRFDEANLGDATLSGGEFTGASFHKAQCKGAEFIQAKLTQGDLREACLDEADLSEARLEDARLEGASLQDTDLAKADASRANFDGANLSQLRASPGARMAQASFKRVQAAKSRWGGAMLDETDFSFSELARADFSGASLVKARFNGCNVPNSRFMGARMVGTSMLKANVFEGLFESADLSHADLRGANLFGAEFWKAQTASTKLELAILTRTKLADRAS from the coding sequence ATGGACATCGTGAAAGACACCGGCATGGAGCTGGGGTACCTGGTCTGGCAGGTTCGCCCCCCGCGCCCGTCATTGACGGTCGTGGCCAAGGCCACGTTTGCGCTCACTCCAGATGGCCTTTGCGCGCTGGCCGAGCCGCAGCACCCGGTCTCCGGCCCTGTCTTCTATGAAGATGATCCGCAGCGGAGCATGCGGCTCGACACGGATCTGGCCGTCTGGAAGACGCGAGGGGAGTGCTTCCTGGCGGGCACGTGCTACCCGCCCGGGGGCAAGCCCGCCGCCACCTCGGCGGTGGCCTTCCAGGTGGGGAAGGTGTCCAAGGCGCTCGCTGTGTTCGGGGATCGCGCTTGGACGAGTATGGGCGTGCTCAGCGCCCCCAAGCCCTTCACCGCGATGCCGCTGTGCTACGAGCGCAGCTTCGGTGGGCCGGGTGTCGACGCCAACCCGCTCGGCAGCGCGGTGCCCAACATCGAGGATCCGCGCGATCTGATCACCTCGCCCCGGTCTCGTCCGAAGCCCGTGGGCGCCTTCCCGATTCCGCCGGACTGGAAGAGTCGGCTCAAGCGCGCGGGCCGCTACGACAAGAAGTGGCTGGCCACGCGCTGGCCCTATTTCCCCGAGGACTTCGACGGCAGCTTCTTCAACGCCGCTCCCGAGGATCAGTGGATCGAGGGCTTCTGGAAGGGAGACGAGGAGCTCGTCCTCCAGAACCTCCACCCCCGCCACGCGGTGCTGCGCACGCGGCTTCCCGGCCTTCGCGCGCGCGTCTTCCTGATGGAGAAGGGCACGGGGTTCCGCGAAGTGCCACTGCGCCTGGACACGATCACGGTGGACGCGGACGCGGGCCTCGCCTTCGTCCTCTGGCGCGGCATGATGGAGGTGAAGACGGAGTCCCTGCAGGAGGTGGACTTCATCTATCTGGCGCATGAGCCGCTGAATGCGCCCCTCTCCACGCAGGAGCACCGGGCCCGCTTCGAGCAGAAGCTCGCGGAGCGTGACAAGGAGGAAGAGGACTTCAAGCCCGAGGCCCCACCGCCCACGCCCGAGCCGCCCGTCATGGCCGCCGCTCCGGAAGCGGAGCCCGCGACGCTCGATCCCGCCGAGCTCGAGGCGAAGCTGAAGAAGCTGATCCCCTTGCCTCCACCCGAGGCCGTGGATCCCAAGGCCTCGCCTCCCTCTGCGAAGAGCGCGAAGCAGCTGCGGAAGGCCTTCGCCGCGATCGGCGTCGAGCCCACCAAGGAACTCGAGGCGCTCCTGGCGGAGATGGAAGATCCAGGCGAGGCCACGGAGATCGTTCCGCTCCTAGTGGACGTGGAGCCTCGTGAGCGGCTGCTCCGGCGCTTGAAGGCGAAGGAGAGCGTCGCGGGCGAGGACTGGAGCGGCGGAGACTTCTCGAAAATGGATCTGTCCCGCGTGGACCTGACTGGGGCCATCCTTCAGGGATGCTCGCTGCGCGGCGCGAAGCTGGACGAGGCGAAGCTCGACGGCGCGGTGCTCGCTGGCTCCGATTTGTCCGAGGCGAGCCTGCGCAAGGCCAGCCTCGAAGGCGCCGACCTTACGGGAGTCCGTGCTGCTGCCTCGCGCTTCGATGAGGCGAACCTCGGGGATGCCACGCTGTCTGGAGGAGAGTTCACCGGCGCTTCCTTCCACAAGGCTCAGTGCAAAGGCGCGGAGTTCATCCAGGCGAAGCTGACCCAGGGCGATCTGCGAGAGGCATGCCTGGATGAGGCGGATCTCTCGGAGGCCCGGCTGGAGGACGCCCGGCTGGAGGGCGCCAGCCTCCAGGACACGGACCTGGCGAAGGCGGATGCTTCTCGCGCCAACTTCGACGGTGCGAACCTGTCCCAGCTCCGAGCCTCTCCCGGGGCGCGCATGGCCCAGGCGTCCTTCAAGCGCGTCCAGGCGGCCAAGTCCCGCTGGGGTGGGGCCATGCTGGACGAGACGGACTTCAGCTTCTCCGAGCTGGCCCGGGCGGACTTCAGCGGTGCCTCGCTGGTGAAGGCCCGCTTCAACGGGTGCAACGTGCCCAACAGCCGGTTCATGGGGGCTCGCATGGTGGGGACCTCCATGCTCAAGGCCAACGTCTTCGAGGGCCTCTTCGAGTCCGCGGATCTGTCCCACGCAGATCTGCGCGGTGCCAACCTCTTCGGCGCCGAGTTCTGGAAGGCCCAGACAGCCTCCACGAAGCTGGAGCTGGCCATCCTCACGCGGACCAAGCTGGCGGATCGTGCCTCATGA
- a CDS encoding ABC transporter substrate-binding protein produces MHRFAPMLALLVVGASACERKASPPPDSAALPGAPQAATPPQPRPPDADEGAIVIGSIGSLTGSSASFGGPVRDGIQFAVEEINAAGGVKGRHVVLRAYDSQGRLEESVSAAKRLITKDQVSLILGDVSSSNSMAVADLAQAAHVPMVTPSSTHPDVTRKGDYIFRTCFIDSFQGQVMARFAREHLKLERIAILQDGKNAYSLGLGEAFSQAFSQLGGKIAAVESYAQGDTDFRAPLLAVKKVKPQALYIPGFYGEVGLIARQAREVGLTQPLLGGDGWDSERLLELAGNAMEGSYYSSHSAVDNPSPELQRFAAAYQKRYGRAPDVSAVLGYDAARVALAALEQAEGLSGPAIRDALARTKDFPSVSGNITLDAARNAIKPAVILKIQGGRRQFTAVVTP; encoded by the coding sequence ATGCACCGCTTCGCTCCGATGCTCGCACTGCTCGTGGTGGGTGCCTCCGCCTGCGAGCGGAAAGCCTCCCCGCCGCCGGACTCCGCCGCGCTACCCGGCGCTCCTCAGGCCGCCACGCCACCGCAACCCCGGCCCCCGGACGCGGACGAGGGGGCGATCGTCATCGGCTCCATCGGGAGCCTTACGGGCTCCTCTGCCTCGTTTGGCGGCCCGGTGCGCGACGGCATCCAGTTCGCCGTGGAGGAGATCAACGCCGCGGGCGGAGTGAAGGGCCGGCACGTAGTGCTGCGCGCCTACGACAGCCAGGGCCGCCTGGAGGAGTCCGTGAGTGCGGCCAAGCGGCTGATCACCAAGGACCAGGTGTCGCTCATCCTCGGAGATGTGTCCTCCTCCAACTCGATGGCCGTGGCGGACCTGGCGCAGGCGGCGCACGTGCCCATGGTGACACCCTCGTCCACGCACCCGGATGTGACGCGCAAGGGCGACTACATCTTCCGCACCTGCTTCATCGACTCGTTCCAGGGCCAGGTGATGGCGCGCTTCGCCCGCGAGCACCTGAAGCTGGAGCGCATCGCGATCCTCCAGGACGGAAAGAACGCGTACTCGCTCGGGCTGGGCGAGGCCTTCTCCCAGGCCTTCTCCCAACTGGGAGGAAAGATCGCCGCGGTCGAGAGCTACGCCCAGGGCGACACCGACTTCCGCGCCCCACTGCTGGCCGTGAAGAAGGTGAAGCCGCAAGCGCTCTACATCCCCGGTTTCTACGGCGAGGTGGGCCTCATCGCCCGGCAGGCGCGCGAGGTGGGGCTGACGCAGCCGCTGTTGGGCGGCGACGGCTGGGACTCCGAGCGGCTCCTCGAGCTGGCCGGAAACGCGATGGAGGGCAGCTACTACTCCTCGCACTCCGCGGTGGACAATCCGTCGCCCGAACTGCAGCGCTTCGCCGCCGCGTACCAGAAGCGCTATGGCCGGGCGCCCGATGTCTCCGCGGTCTTGGGCTATGACGCGGCCCGGGTGGCGCTGGCAGCCCTGGAGCAGGCGGAGGGCCTCTCCGGCCCGGCCATCCGCGACGCGCTTGCACGGACGAAGGACTTCCCCAGCGTCTCAGGGAACATCACCCTCGACGCAGCGCGTAATGCGATCAAGCCGGCCGTCATCCTGAAGATCCAGGGCGGACGGCGCCAGTTCACCGCGGTCGTGACGCCATAG
- a CDS encoding polymer-forming cytoskeletal protein has protein sequence MSLPSLALATFLALPALAEDSGKAAAPAPKQASQRKEDSAPKVRCEVHSKNGSRAVQGQDLILNSGEQAKDAVAVDGNVVIRKGAVVGDVVAIRGRVIIEEGAVVKGDAVALGGELHLRKNARVKGDAMALGGTLQLDEGASVDGDRVNFSLGFNGEDLAQSFLKKALENSDCSITVSGDDDDDDDHDEDEDA, from the coding sequence ATGTCGTTGCCTAGCCTGGCCCTCGCCACCTTCCTGGCCCTGCCCGCCCTGGCCGAGGACTCCGGCAAGGCAGCGGCCCCCGCGCCCAAGCAGGCCTCGCAGCGCAAAGAGGACTCCGCCCCCAAGGTGCGCTGCGAGGTCCACTCCAAGAACGGCTCCCGCGCCGTCCAGGGGCAGGACCTGATCCTGAACTCCGGCGAGCAGGCGAAGGACGCGGTGGCGGTCGACGGCAACGTGGTGATCCGCAAGGGCGCGGTGGTGGGAGACGTGGTCGCCATCCGAGGCCGGGTCATCATCGAGGAGGGCGCGGTGGTGAAGGGAGACGCGGTGGCGCTCGGGGGCGAGCTTCACCTCCGGAAGAACGCCCGGGTGAAGGGGGATGCGATGGCGCTCGGGGGCACCCTGCAGCTGGACGAGGGAGCCAGCGTGGACGGCGACCGGGTGAACTTCTCCCTCGGCTTCAATGGGGAGGATCTCGCCCAGAGCTTCCTCAAGAAGGCCCTGGAGAACTCCGACTGCTCCATCACCGTGAGCGGCGACGATGACGATGACGACGATCATGACGAGGACGAGGACGCCTAG